A single region of the Thermotoga sp. genome encodes:
- the plsY gene encoding glycerol-3-phosphate 1-O-acyltransferase PlsY: protein MEWWVFPLTGYLIGSIPFSYLVPKWLKGVDVRKAGSGNVGATNAIRTTGHVVGGICLLLDALKGFFPVLLAGSISEDPKLVSLTAILTVLGHDFSVFMKFKGGKGVASTLGIIFYLSWPIGIVFSLVWLFVVMITGYASLGSLIGLYISALLGYLFKGYDAGMLILILAVLSTLRHSGNIQRLLHGTERKVTLFKR from the coding sequence GTGGAGTGGTGGGTTTTTCCCCTGACCGGGTACTTGATAGGATCAATTCCCTTCAGCTATCTGGTTCCAAAGTGGCTCAAAGGAGTGGACGTGAGAAAAGCTGGAAGTGGAAACGTGGGGGCAACGAACGCGATCAGAACGACGGGTCACGTTGTTGGTGGAATCTGCCTCTTGCTCGATGCACTGAAGGGATTTTTCCCCGTCCTCCTTGCAGGATCCATCTCGGAAGATCCAAAGCTCGTTTCCCTGACAGCGATATTGACCGTCCTCGGTCACGACTTTTCTGTTTTCATGAAGTTCAAAGGTGGAAAAGGTGTTGCCTCAACACTCGGTATCATCTTCTACCTGTCGTGGCCCATAGGAATTGTGTTCTCCCTTGTGTGGCTCTTTGTAGTGATGATCACTGGATACGCCTCTCTGGGATCACTCATTGGGCTCTATATTTCCGCACTTTTGGGATACCTTTTCAAAGGATACGACGCCGGCATGTTGATCCTGATACTCGCCGTTTTGTCAACTCTTCGTCACTCGGGGAATATACAAAGACTCCTGCACGGAACGGAAAGAAAGGTGACTCTCTTCAAGAGGTGA
- a CDS encoding tetratricopeptide repeat protein, which translates to MSLNEFEEAYFDMKSGKLDSALEKFLRLAEEDPSAELWINIGNIYRRKKLLAKAMESYKRAIEMDPESAEAFFNMGCTYYQMGKYFEALNLMKKAEDLGLKDSRVKIVKALCKVKLNFPNPFEGLSDDEKKLVKDLTKDG; encoded by the coding sequence TTGAGCTTAAATGAGTTCGAAGAAGCGTATTTTGATATGAAGAGTGGAAAGCTGGATAGCGCCTTGGAGAAGTTCTTGAGACTAGCAGAAGAAGACCCATCTGCTGAGTTGTGGATCAACATCGGAAACATATACAGGAGGAAGAAACTTCTGGCAAAAGCAATGGAGAGCTACAAGAGAGCCATAGAAATGGACCCGGAAAGCGCAGAAGCCTTCTTCAACATGGGATGTACCTATTATCAGATGGGAAAGTATTTCGAAGCGTTGAATCTGATGAAAAAAGCAGAAGATCTCGGGTTGAAGGACTCAAGGGTGAAGATCGTAAAGGCCCTGTGTAAAGTGAAACTCAACTTTCCCAATCCCTTTGAAGGTCTCAGTGACGATGAGAAGAAACTCGTGAAAGATTTGACGAAGGATGGTTGA
- the rpoD gene encoding RNA polymerase sigma factor RpoD, translating into MAEKKEAITKEEQAKEQEKRFPSQIEKRIKKLINQGKKRGYITYEDIDKAFPPNYEEFDTNLIEKIYEELEKYGINIVESDSEEETGTSTEELEELLEKESPEIHDTSNVRDSIKMYLKEIGKIPLLTPAQERELARRAQMGDKKAKEKLITSNLRLVVSIAKRYMGRGLSFQDLIQEGNIGLLKAVEKFDWRKGYKFSTYATWWIRQAITRAIADQARTIRIPVHMVETINKLNRLRREYYQKYGEEPSVEELAKMMGKPPEKIKDILEAAKETISLESPIGEDEDSSIEDFVADESVPSPKKEAMRMLMREELEKVLKTLSPREAMVLRMRYGLLDGKPKTLEEVGQYFNVTRERIRQIEVKALRKLRHPSRSKYLKSLLSLMDENEG; encoded by the coding sequence ATGGCAGAAAAGAAAGAGGCTATCACAAAAGAGGAACAGGCCAAAGAACAGGAGAAAAGGTTTCCTTCTCAGATAGAAAAGCGGATAAAAAAACTCATAAATCAGGGAAAAAAGAGGGGATACATCACCTATGAAGACATAGATAAAGCATTTCCACCCAATTACGAGGAGTTCGATACGAACTTGATAGAGAAGATATACGAGGAACTCGAAAAGTATGGAATAAACATCGTGGAGAGCGATTCAGAGGAAGAAACAGGGACCTCCACTGAGGAACTGGAAGAGCTCCTTGAAAAGGAATCTCCTGAGATACACGACACCAGCAATGTGAGGGATTCTATAAAGATGTATCTTAAGGAAATTGGCAAGATACCACTCCTCACACCAGCCCAGGAAAGAGAGCTTGCAAGACGAGCGCAGATGGGTGACAAAAAAGCCAAAGAAAAGCTCATAACGTCGAACCTAAGGCTGGTTGTCAGTATCGCAAAGCGCTACATGGGACGTGGGCTTTCCTTCCAAGATTTGATACAGGAGGGAAACATTGGTCTTCTTAAGGCAGTGGAAAAATTCGATTGGAGGAAGGGATACAAGTTCAGCACGTACGCTACCTGGTGGATTAGGCAGGCGATTACAAGGGCGATTGCGGATCAGGCCAGAACCATCAGGATACCCGTTCACATGGTTGAAACGATAAACAAGTTGAACAGGCTGAGAAGAGAGTACTACCAGAAATACGGAGAAGAACCATCTGTAGAAGAACTGGCCAAGATGATGGGAAAACCACCAGAAAAGATAAAGGATATACTCGAGGCGGCGAAGGAAACAATCTCGCTTGAGTCTCCGATCGGTGAAGACGAAGACTCTTCCATAGAGGACTTTGTAGCAGACGAATCGGTACCTTCTCCCAAAAAAGAGGCCATGAGGATGCTTATGCGCGAAGAGCTGGAAAAAGTCCTGAAAACACTCAGCCCAAGGGAAGCCATGGTTCTCAGAATGAGATACGGTCTACTCGATGGAAAACCGAAAACGCTGGAAGAAGTGGGACAGTACTTCAACGTCACAAGGGAAAGGATCAGACAGATCGAGGTCAAAGCTCTCCGAAAGTTGAGGCATCCTTCAAGAAGCAAGTATTTGAAATCACTGCTTTCGTTGATGGATGAAAATGAAGGGTGA
- the der gene encoding ribosome biogenesis GTPase Der: MATVLIVGKPNVGKSTLFNKLVRKRKAIVEDEEGVTRDPVQDTVEWYGKTFRLVDTCGVFDNPQDIISKKMKEVTLNMIREADLVLFVVDGKNGITKEDESLADFLRKSGVDVILVANKAENLRAFEREVKPELYRLGFDDPVPVSAEHSHNLETLMEKIIKKLEEKGLDLETKPEITGAVKIAIVGRPNVGKSTLFNAILNKERALVSPIPGTTRDPVDDEVFIDGRRYVFVDTAGLRRKSRIEPKTVERYSTYRVVESIERADIVIIVLDATQGITRQDQRIAGLVERRGKASVVVFNKWDLVEHREKRYDEFTSLFREKLYFVDYSPLIFTSANKGWGVEKIIDAINLAYSSYTAKVPSSALNSALQKVLAFTNLPRGLKIFFGLQVDIKPPTFLFFVNNTEKVKEPQKVFLRRLIREYVFPFEGSPIFLKFKKSR; the protein is encoded by the coding sequence ATGGCAACCGTGTTGATCGTTGGAAAACCCAACGTTGGAAAGTCCACTCTTTTCAATAAACTGGTGAGAAAAAGAAAGGCAATCGTTGAAGATGAAGAAGGGGTCACTCGTGACCCCGTTCAAGATACTGTAGAGTGGTACGGGAAGACCTTCAGATTGGTTGATACGTGCGGTGTGTTTGACAATCCACAGGATATAATTTCAAAAAAGATGAAGGAAGTGACCCTGAACATGATCAGGGAAGCGGATCTTGTACTGTTCGTTGTCGACGGAAAAAACGGCATAACAAAAGAAGACGAATCACTCGCTGATTTCCTTAGAAAATCAGGAGTGGACGTTATTCTGGTGGCAAACAAAGCGGAAAACCTTCGAGCATTTGAAAGAGAAGTGAAGCCAGAGCTCTACAGACTTGGATTTGATGATCCTGTACCCGTCTCAGCCGAGCACAGTCACAATCTTGAAACGCTAATGGAGAAGATTATCAAAAAACTCGAAGAAAAGGGGTTGGATCTGGAGACAAAACCGGAGATAACTGGGGCGGTGAAGATCGCTATTGTTGGACGCCCGAACGTTGGAAAATCCACTCTTTTCAACGCCATTCTGAACAAAGAGCGGGCACTGGTCTCGCCGATTCCCGGTACTACCAGGGATCCCGTCGACGACGAGGTGTTCATCGATGGAAGGAGATACGTCTTCGTGGACACGGCTGGTCTTAGGAGAAAGTCGAGAATAGAACCGAAAACTGTGGAGAGATATAGCACGTACAGAGTCGTTGAGAGTATAGAGAGAGCGGACATCGTCATCATCGTTCTCGATGCTACACAGGGTATTACAAGACAGGATCAAAGAATAGCGGGCTTGGTTGAAAGAAGAGGCAAAGCGAGTGTTGTTGTATTCAACAAGTGGGATCTGGTGGAGCATCGAGAAAAGAGATACGATGAGTTCACAAGTCTTTTCCGAGAAAAACTCTATTTTGTTGATTACAGTCCTCTGATATTCACTTCGGCGAACAAGGGATGGGGAGTGGAGAAGATAATCGATGCCATCAACCTGGCATACTCTTCTTACACAGCGAAAGTGCCTTCCAGCGCCTTGAACTCTGCTCTTCAGAAAGTGCTGGCGTTCACCAATTTGCCCCGTGGTCTTAAGATCTTTTTTGGACTTCAGGTGGACATAAAGCCACCCACTTTCCTGTTTTTTGTGAACAACACAGAGAAAGTCAAAGAACCCCAGAAAGTCTTCCTCAGAAGATTGATCAGAGAATACGTATTCCCATTCGAAGGCTCTCCCATATTTTTGAAATTCAAAAAGAGCAGGTGA
- the mfd gene encoding transcription-repair coupling factor yields MVEILLVPNERTARVEGYLFYPSRDNLPLEDVSLSPEVKKKRVEILWKLLKGEDLKIVTTLKALTERIFSPEFLERNSIKVRRLSSFDLTPERFVEAGYERVFTVQMPGEFSIRGGILDIFSPGYDFPVRIELFGDEVEDIRFFDITTQRSFRGVDEVYILPFLDEYGNSSLIDFVKNARFTCEDLEKVLEEYRKIRREMKDLLKERYAQFFDESVLDRVLKNIEKTSSVVSTPSRKEEEVLPLVDVDEIEEGELVVHKEHGIAIFEGMVRLRSVLGERDYLKLRYEDAVLYVPVEKIDRVHRYIGDPTQVKLDRLSKGRWKRTLRKVREDIEKRVRELVELYLQREEARGIPLSGDPELEEKFAETFPYIETPDQQRCIEEVLADLSSEKPMDRLLCGDAGVGKTEVALRAAFRAVVSGKQVAVLVPTTVLARQHYENFKERLDSFGVKVELLDSSRTLRERKKILEGLKKGEVDIVIGTHALLNNRVEFSDLGLVIIDEEQKFGVEQKEKFKKMRLSVNVLSLSATPIPRTLHMALSGMKDFSVINVPPPGRGPVYVSITEYSEELVKGAIVREINRGGQVIYVHNRVDELPEVFEKLKKMFPEFRIAMAHGKMSRRTMEKIVHEFYSGSVDILLCTTIIENGVDIPNANTLIVDDAHRYGLAQLYQLRGRVGRSNRRAFAYFLYPKGVPRSALERLKVLKTHTGPGSGLQIAMRDMEMRGIGDVLGLEQHGNIVSIGLKLYNEILKETVMRVKRKQVEEKRVISVEIENPPGKFFIPEGYISNLMERLRIYRRLASFTEEEGIEEILEEMKDRFGEPPEEVKLLLDYFKMRIRASKLGVRKIKFDHSMVELFPSKDSPLLKHPGYNPRSGTVVLYKRGDPIEYLLRVLKNE; encoded by the coding sequence ATGGTTGAAATACTTCTGGTTCCAAATGAAAGGACAGCACGTGTAGAAGGATACCTCTTCTATCCCTCGAGAGACAATCTGCCTCTCGAAGATGTTTCTCTATCACCTGAAGTGAAGAAAAAAAGAGTAGAGATCCTCTGGAAGCTTCTGAAGGGAGAGGATCTCAAAATCGTCACCACACTGAAGGCCCTCACCGAACGGATTTTTTCCCCAGAATTTCTGGAGAGGAATTCTATCAAGGTCAGACGCCTTTCTTCATTCGACCTTACCCCCGAGAGATTCGTGGAGGCGGGATATGAAAGGGTCTTCACCGTTCAAATGCCCGGTGAGTTTTCCATCAGGGGTGGAATCTTAGATATCTTCTCTCCCGGGTATGACTTCCCCGTGAGAATAGAGCTTTTTGGAGATGAAGTGGAAGATATCAGATTCTTCGACATTACTACTCAGAGATCTTTCCGGGGTGTTGATGAAGTTTATATTCTCCCCTTTCTCGACGAGTATGGAAACAGTTCCTTGATAGACTTCGTAAAAAATGCGCGCTTCACATGTGAAGATCTAGAAAAAGTGTTGGAAGAATACCGAAAGATCAGAAGAGAGATGAAAGACCTTCTCAAGGAAAGATACGCCCAGTTCTTCGACGAGAGTGTCCTGGACAGGGTTTTGAAGAACATCGAGAAAACATCCTCAGTTGTATCCACCCCTTCTAGGAAAGAGGAGGAAGTCCTTCCTCTGGTAGACGTTGATGAGATAGAAGAAGGAGAGCTCGTCGTTCACAAAGAACACGGGATAGCCATCTTCGAGGGCATGGTCAGGTTGAGGAGTGTCCTTGGAGAACGAGACTATCTTAAACTGAGATACGAAGACGCGGTTCTTTACGTTCCGGTTGAAAAGATAGACAGGGTGCACAGATACATAGGTGATCCAACCCAGGTGAAGCTCGATAGATTGAGCAAAGGAAGATGGAAAAGGACGCTGAGAAAAGTTCGGGAGGACATCGAAAAAAGAGTACGAGAGCTTGTCGAGCTCTACTTGCAGAGAGAAGAAGCGAGGGGAATACCCCTCTCCGGTGATCCTGAGCTGGAAGAAAAGTTCGCGGAAACCTTTCCATATATAGAAACTCCTGATCAGCAGAGGTGCATAGAAGAAGTTCTGGCCGACTTGTCATCGGAGAAACCCATGGACAGGTTGCTCTGTGGTGATGCAGGAGTAGGCAAAACGGAGGTTGCCCTTCGGGCGGCTTTTCGTGCAGTAGTGTCTGGAAAGCAAGTGGCTGTCCTTGTTCCCACCACTGTGCTCGCCAGACAGCACTATGAGAACTTCAAGGAAAGGCTTGACTCGTTCGGCGTCAAAGTCGAGCTTCTTGACAGCTCCAGGACGTTGAGAGAAAGAAAAAAGATCCTGGAAGGGCTGAAGAAAGGTGAGGTAGACATTGTGATAGGAACGCACGCTCTTTTGAACAACAGGGTGGAATTTTCAGATCTCGGGCTTGTCATTATAGACGAAGAGCAAAAATTTGGTGTCGAACAAAAAGAAAAGTTCAAAAAGATGAGACTTTCCGTGAACGTTCTCTCTTTGAGTGCCACTCCTATTCCACGAACCTTGCACATGGCACTTTCTGGGATGAAGGACTTTTCGGTGATAAACGTTCCTCCACCTGGAAGAGGGCCTGTATATGTTAGCATCACCGAATACAGCGAGGAACTGGTAAAAGGAGCTATCGTGAGAGAGATAAACAGAGGTGGACAGGTGATCTACGTTCACAACAGAGTGGATGAACTCCCGGAGGTGTTCGAGAAACTGAAGAAAATGTTTCCAGAGTTCAGAATTGCTATGGCGCACGGTAAGATGTCCAGAAGGACTATGGAAAAGATCGTCCACGAGTTCTACAGCGGAAGCGTTGACATTCTTCTGTGCACGACGATCATTGAAAACGGCGTCGATATACCGAATGCCAACACCCTGATCGTCGATGATGCTCACAGATACGGTCTTGCCCAGCTCTATCAACTCAGGGGAAGAGTGGGAAGGAGCAACAGAAGAGCTTTCGCGTACTTTCTGTATCCAAAAGGAGTTCCGAGAAGCGCCCTGGAAAGGCTCAAGGTACTCAAAACGCATACAGGACCTGGTAGTGGACTGCAGATCGCCATGAGGGACATGGAAATGCGAGGCATTGGAGATGTTCTTGGACTGGAGCAACACGGAAACATCGTCTCCATTGGCCTGAAACTGTACAACGAAATACTAAAAGAGACCGTGATGAGGGTAAAAAGAAAGCAGGTTGAGGAAAAGCGCGTTATAAGTGTTGAGATAGAGAATCCGCCGGGGAAGTTCTTCATACCAGAGGGTTACATTTCGAACCTCATGGAAAGATTAAGGATATACAGAAGGCTAGCATCTTTCACTGAGGAAGAGGGGATCGAAGAAATACTCGAAGAGATGAAAGATCGATTTGGAGAACCACCAGAGGAAGTGAAGCTGCTCTTGGATTACTTCAAAATGAGGATAAGAGCGTCAAAACTGGGCGTGAGGAAAATCAAGTTCGATCACTCCATGGTGGAACTCTTTCCGAGCAAAGATTCACCGCTTCTGAAACATCCGGGATACAACCCAAGATCGGGAACTGTGGTTTTGTACAAGAGGGGTGACCCGATAGAGTACCTTCTGAGAGTCCTGAAAAACGAATAA
- the ispH gene encoding 4-hydroxy-3-methylbut-2-enyl diphosphate reductase: MKVIVAKNIGFCFGVERAIKTVEKLLKEGKRVVTDGEIVHNKLVMEDLVKKGLKISSDPADGDVFVVRAHGIPKKKLEELRKMYSEVVDLTCPIVSQLFKTAREYASKGKLIVFGKKDHSEMVALLGYASAIVARKPFETEEKNVVFLSQTTSSLDEYREFVSEMIRTNNFKKVVYLNTICPVTVDREREVRELSKICDLSIVVGGKHSSNTGKLFRLASRNSRAIWVESSDEIPEGVVKYGTVCVFSGTSTPVSLIENIVRKLEEMEGKSYGTCGIQR; this comes from the coding sequence TTGAAAGTCATCGTTGCAAAGAATATCGGTTTCTGCTTTGGAGTAGAAAGGGCGATAAAAACTGTTGAAAAGCTCTTAAAGGAAGGAAAAAGAGTTGTAACAGACGGTGAGATTGTTCACAACAAGTTGGTAATGGAAGATCTGGTGAAGAAAGGGTTGAAGATCTCCTCCGACCCTGCCGATGGGGATGTCTTCGTTGTAAGAGCCCATGGAATTCCAAAGAAAAAACTCGAAGAACTGAGAAAGATGTATTCGGAAGTGGTGGATCTTACCTGTCCCATTGTTTCTCAACTTTTCAAAACAGCACGGGAGTATGCTTCCAAGGGAAAGCTCATAGTATTTGGAAAGAAAGATCATTCTGAGATGGTTGCCCTGCTGGGGTACGCTTCTGCGATTGTAGCGAGAAAACCATTTGAAACGGAAGAAAAGAACGTAGTTTTTCTGTCTCAAACTACCTCTTCTCTGGACGAGTACAGGGAATTTGTATCAGAGATGATCAGAACAAACAACTTCAAAAAAGTCGTGTACCTGAACACGATATGTCCTGTGACCGTGGATCGGGAAAGAGAGGTAAGAGAACTCTCGAAAATTTGTGACCTTTCCATAGTGGTCGGGGGAAAACACAGTTCCAACACTGGGAAGCTGTTTCGCCTCGCATCCAGAAACTCCAGGGCCATATGGGTGGAATCATCCGATGAGATACCGGAAGGCGTAGTAAAATATGGTACGGTGTGTGTGTTCAGTGGAACTTCCACACCTGTTTCTTTGATAGAGAACATTGTTAGAAAATTAGAAGAGATGGAGGGGAAGTCTTATGGAACCTGTGGAATTCAACGATGA
- a CDS encoding 30S ribosomal protein S1: MEPVEFNDEILRQYEPGEFRRGQIVKGTVIGKEEDGIVVDFGGKSEGFVPESELIKPVSDYKVGEELTLQILNLNYEERSTLSEKRPIFRETMEELRKFHEEGKPVKARIVSQSKGGYNVLLKGVVPAFLPGSHSLLRREDPLPKEDVDVLILDMTRTRRGTRIVVSRKAIQERKVEQFFSERKTGDIVECAVRRITRSGIVVEILGGIRGFIPRSELSYDTRIVPEDMVQVGQTVTAKIIELDKDRKSVVLSIKQLMPDPWSKVEGKYPLGKVVSGEVTSIHPFGFFVRLEPGVEGLVPRSEVFWGSSRRNLEDVVKVGDLVKVEVINVDKENRKLTLSYRKAKGDPWENIEDKYYVGNTVAGKVTSIIKQGVFVELEEGIEGFVPASELSWRRVDRPEEVVRVGEKVKVKIMNLDKENRRLSLSIKRTQKNPWERALEELGKDSMVKGTVKKIVNSGVIVQVKEYDVEGFIPNNHLISEPEEGKTLNLVVLRIDPDETFGGRMILSEKRFEERMNIEEYKKKVEKENYQKSLGDLLKNGE, from the coding sequence ATGGAACCTGTGGAATTCAACGATGAAATCCTTCGTCAGTACGAACCCGGTGAGTTCAGGAGAGGGCAAATAGTAAAAGGAACGGTTATTGGAAAGGAAGAGGACGGCATCGTGGTAGATTTCGGGGGGAAAAGTGAAGGATTCGTTCCAGAAAGTGAGTTGATCAAACCGGTGAGTGATTACAAAGTAGGGGAGGAACTCACCCTTCAGATATTGAACCTGAATTATGAGGAGAGATCCACTCTTTCAGAAAAAAGACCCATCTTCAGAGAGACGATGGAAGAACTGAGGAAATTTCACGAAGAAGGAAAGCCGGTCAAAGCCCGAATTGTCTCACAGTCAAAGGGTGGATACAATGTGCTATTGAAAGGCGTAGTGCCCGCTTTTTTGCCGGGTTCTCACTCTCTACTGAGAAGAGAAGATCCCCTTCCCAAAGAAGATGTGGATGTTCTCATACTGGATATGACTCGCACACGACGGGGTACAAGAATCGTTGTCTCAAGAAAAGCCATCCAGGAAAGGAAAGTGGAACAATTCTTCTCCGAAAGGAAAACAGGAGACATCGTTGAATGTGCAGTGAGGAGGATCACTCGTTCCGGGATTGTAGTCGAAATTCTGGGTGGAATAAGAGGTTTCATTCCAAGAAGTGAGCTCAGTTACGACACAAGGATAGTTCCCGAGGACATGGTACAGGTTGGTCAAACGGTCACAGCGAAGATTATTGAATTGGACAAAGATAGGAAAAGCGTGGTGCTCAGTATAAAACAACTTATGCCCGATCCCTGGAGCAAAGTAGAGGGAAAATATCCTCTCGGAAAAGTGGTGAGTGGGGAAGTCACGTCCATACATCCATTCGGTTTCTTCGTGAGGCTCGAACCTGGGGTGGAGGGGCTCGTTCCGCGCTCAGAAGTTTTCTGGGGAAGCAGCCGAAGAAACCTGGAAGACGTCGTGAAAGTCGGTGATCTTGTGAAGGTCGAAGTGATCAACGTGGACAAAGAAAACAGGAAACTCACCCTCAGCTACAGAAAAGCAAAGGGAGATCCGTGGGAAAACATCGAAGACAAGTACTATGTTGGAAACACGGTGGCTGGAAAGGTTACCTCCATCATAAAACAAGGAGTGTTCGTTGAACTGGAGGAAGGAATTGAAGGTTTCGTTCCTGCCTCCGAGCTTTCCTGGAGAAGAGTTGACCGTCCAGAAGAGGTTGTCAGAGTGGGAGAAAAAGTGAAAGTGAAGATAATGAACCTAGATAAGGAAAACAGAAGACTCTCTCTGAGTATAAAGAGAACTCAGAAAAATCCATGGGAGCGTGCTCTGGAAGAATTGGGAAAAGATTCCATGGTCAAAGGTACCGTGAAAAAGATCGTGAACTCAGGGGTGATCGTTCAGGTCAAAGAATACGATGTGGAGGGGTTCATACCGAACAACCACCTCATCAGTGAACCTGAGGAAGGCAAAACACTCAACCTTGTTGTTCTCAGGATCGATCCAGATGAAACATTCGGAGGGAGGATGATCCTGAGTGAAAAGAGGTTTGAAGAACGAATGAACATAGAAGAGTACAAGAAAAAGGTAGAAAAAGAAAATTATCAGAAATCCTTAGGTGACTTGTTGAAGAACGGAGAGTAA